One Hevea brasiliensis isolate MT/VB/25A 57/8 chromosome 6, ASM3005281v1, whole genome shotgun sequence genomic window, CTTTATACCAAGGCAATTGTGATACATGATTATTGCGGCAGCTTTCTTCGTACTATCAGTTTATCCTCTACCATTTTTGCTCTCATAGCCTTTTTTATAATTGATAAGCCTTCTTATTCGAGAATTGACAAAATCATAACTTGTGTGCTACTGTTTGCTGCTATTGCTTTGCAAGTATATGAGATGATTGTTCTACTTTCCTCAgatttgacattactttggctaaGCAAGCACAAAAATCTGTTGGTGGATCTCATCTACAAGACCATCTGCTATATCCAGTCATGGTTGCAACCTTTTTATATTACGCCATCTGTGAACAAGAGATGGTCTAATTGCATTGCAAAATTCAATCTAATAAGAGTTTGCCTCGATGATAAGCCAATCATGTTCAGTGGAATCTTCAGGTTCTTATGCATTTATGAGATGCTAGAGAAGCGGCACTTCAAAGTCTTGGATGCTGTCAGCCCCGATTTAAAAAAGCTGGTGTTTGAGCAACTTTTGGTGAAGTCTAGGAATGAACTGGACATAAGCATTTCTAGGCAATTATGTGCTCAAAGGGGTGATCAGGTACTCAGAGAAATGGGTTGTTTTGACAAGATTGGCTGGAGTGTCAAAGCAGAATTTGATCAGAGCATTCTTCTATGGCATATTGCCACGGATCTCTGCTTTTACTTGGATGTAAACAAAAATTCAAATGTAATTGAAACCCCAATATGTAAAGAAAGCAAATCTTTAGCAGAATACATGTTGTATCTTCTAGTTATGTGCCCTTTCATGCTTCCTAATGGGATTGGGCAGATTAGATTTCAAGATACCTGTGCTGAGGCCGCCCAATTTTTTCAAGAAAAAAAGGACATATCAGATGAAAACAAAGCTTGCACTGCATTGCATGAGGTGAACACTGATATTCTTCCATCTCAAGTGAAAGGAGATAGAAGCAAGTCAGTATTATTCGACGCAAGTAGGCTTGCCAAGTCCTTACAATCCTTGGAGACAGAAGAGCAATGGACAAGTGAGAAGAAGTGGGAGATGATAAATCGCGTGTGGATAGAGATGCTTTCTTATGCTGCAAATCAGTGTGGATCAAACAACCATGCCAAGCAACTCACAGGAGGAGGGGAGCTGCTCACTCATGTCTGGCTATTGATGGCTCATCTGGGTATTACTGAACAATTTCAGATTTCTAAAGGCAATGCAAGGGTGAAGTTGGTTGTGAGTTGAACATTCCTGAGGAGAAATAATTGTTTGTAATTTATCAAGAAATATTATTTAGAGCTTGGCATTTTTGTTGCCCCATTTGGGCATGGAAGAGTTACATATATGGATTGTACTGTATAaacatatc contains:
- the LOC110657623 gene encoding uncharacterized protein LOC110657623 isoform X1 codes for the protein MLSTVVSSLIFINHRGLIEIIPESIRNLWNEWELRGAVMVSLSIQMVLIVLGNRRKYIARDWLAIVLWLVYLSADWIVNVSLGVLSNMESTNKNGLLDPKYVIMSFWAPFLLLHLGGPDTITAYSMEDNELWMRQLLGLTIKFGGAFYVLLRSWMGSPFNFLALPMFIVAIIKCGERTWALRFASTDQFRKSMLHRPDPGHSYAKFMDNYASLIAEGYNVSLEPVIDEASIVLGQSCKAVENSIVPDAAILHDAAYCFKTFKRLFADLILSYQDLKSSRSLFHDEHMTWEKAFKVIEIELGFMYNLLYTKAIVIHDYCGSFLRTISLSSTIFALIAFFIIDKPSYSRIDKIITCVLLFAAIALQVYEMIVLLSSDLTLLWLSKHKNLLVDLIYKTICYIQSWLQPFYITPSVNKRWSNCIAKFNLIRVCLDDKPIMFSGIFRFLCIYEMLEKRHFKVLDAVSPDLKKLVFEQLLVKSRNELDISISRQLCAQRGDQVLREMGCFDKIGWSVKAEFDQSILLWHIATDLCFYLDVNKNSNVIETPICKESKSLAEYMLYLLVMCPFMLPNGIGQIRFQDTCAEAAQFFQEKKDISDENKACTALHEVNTDILPSQVKGDRSKSVLFDASRLAKSLQSLETEEQWTSEKKWEMINRVWIEMLSYAANQCGSNNHAKQLTGGGELLTHVWLLMAHLGITEQFQISKGNARVKLVVS
- the LOC110657623 gene encoding uncharacterized protein LOC110657623 isoform X2, whose product is MVSLSIQMVLIVLGNRRKYIARDWLAIVLWLVYLSADWIVNVSLGVLSNMESTNKNGLLDPKYVIMSFWAPFLLLHLGGPDTITAYSMEDNELWMRQLLGLTIKFGGAFYVLLRSWMGSPFNFLALPMFIVAIIKCGERTWALRFASTDQFRKSMLHRPDPGHSYAKFMDNYASLIAEGYNVSLEPVIDEASIVLGQSCKAVENSIVPDAAILHDAAYCFKTFKRLFADLILSYQDLKSSRSLFHDEHMTWEKAFKVIEIELGFMYNLLYTKAIVIHDYCGSFLRTISLSSTIFALIAFFIIDKPSYSRIDKIITCVLLFAAIALQVYEMIVLLSSDLTLLWLSKHKNLLVDLIYKTICYIQSWLQPFYITPSVNKRWSNCIAKFNLIRVCLDDKPIMFSGIFRFLCIYEMLEKRHFKVLDAVSPDLKKLVFEQLLVKSRNELDISISRQLCAQRGDQVLREMGCFDKIGWSVKAEFDQSILLWHIATDLCFYLDVNKNSNVIETPICKESKSLAEYMLYLLVMCPFMLPNGIGQIRFQDTCAEAAQFFQEKKDISDENKACTALHEVNTDILPSQVKGDRSKSVLFDASRLAKSLQSLETEEQWTSEKKWEMINRVWIEMLSYAANQCGSNNHAKQLTGGGELLTHVWLLMAHLGITEQFQISKGNARVKLVVS